A DNA window from Fimbriimonadia bacterium contains the following coding sequences:
- a CDS encoding heme exporter protein CcmB has translation MNLVAEALAVAGKDVAVEWRTRHGVYAAVLFAVLTVVTLGLAIANTGLSSEGQAGVFWVALIFSAVTALARGLVVEEEMGTADLLRLAARPQAVLAGKMLFHCLLLGVTEAVLVPLGVLMLQMHVEDWPLLLSGLAVGSVGLAICVTISGALVARADSRGSLVAVLSLPVLIPLIGMAVMTTKASLGAADAAMGWRAIMGMAGWGLAIGAAGF, from the coding sequence TTGAACTTGGTTGCTGAAGCCCTTGCCGTGGCCGGAAAGGACGTCGCCGTCGAGTGGCGCACGCGGCACGGAGTGTATGCCGCAGTGCTGTTTGCCGTGCTTACGGTGGTCACGCTCGGCCTTGCGATCGCCAACACGGGGCTGAGCTCCGAAGGACAGGCAGGGGTCTTCTGGGTGGCGCTCATCTTCTCGGCGGTCACCGCCCTCGCACGGGGCCTCGTCGTCGAGGAGGAGATGGGAACAGCGGACCTGCTGCGCCTTGCTGCGCGGCCTCAGGCTGTGCTGGCGGGTAAGATGCTCTTTCACTGCCTCTTGCTGGGCGTGACCGAAGCCGTTCTGGTGCCTTTGGGCGTGCTGATGCTCCAGATGCACGTGGAGGACTGGCCGCTACTGCTCTCGGGGCTCGCAGTCGGTAGTGTCGGGCTGGCGATCTGCGTGACAATCAGCGGGGCGTTGGTGGCGAGAGCGGACAGCAGGGGGTCGCTGGTAGCCGTGCTGTCGCTACCGGTTCTCATCCCGTTGATCGGAATGGCAGTGATGACCACCAAGGCATCGTTGGGAGCAGCGGACGCGGCGATGGGCTGGCGTGCGATCATGGGAATGGCTGGATGGGGGTTGGCTATCGGGGCGGCGGGGTTC
- a CDS encoding ABC transporter ATP-binding protein — MSGVALRVRGLGKRFERRWVFRALDLDLEVSDSLVVAGRNGAGKSTLLKILAGVIPATEGEVAVEGCQGEQRNLIGLCSPEQSLYEALTGTENLRFFARLRGLKAFDPHECLRRIGLQGRGDERVSAYSTGMKQRLRLALATMHEPPVLLLDEPGAGLDEEGRSIVDGIFEHARSRGIVIVATNDRSEYRYGERRLELGC; from the coding sequence ATGAGCGGGGTGGCGCTGCGGGTCCGCGGGCTCGGGAAGCGGTTCGAGCGTCGCTGGGTGTTCCGGGCGCTCGACCTGGACCTCGAGGTAAGCGACAGCCTGGTGGTCGCGGGCCGGAATGGCGCGGGCAAGAGCACCCTGCTAAAGATCCTCGCCGGAGTCATCCCAGCTACCGAGGGTGAAGTGGCCGTCGAAGGCTGCCAGGGGGAACAGCGCAACCTTATCGGCCTCTGTTCGCCCGAGCAGTCCCTCTATGAAGCTCTCACCGGCACCGAGAACCTTCGCTTCTTCGCACGCCTGCGCGGGCTGAAGGCGTTCGACCCGCATGAGTGCCTCCGGCGTATCGGTTTACAGGGGCGGGGTGATGAACGGGTATCCGCATACTCCACGGGGATGAAGCAACGTTTGCGTCTGGCACTCGCAACTATGCACGAGCCCCCTGTGCTGCTGCTCGACGAGCCGGGCGCAGGCTTAGACGAGGAAGGGCGGTCTATCGTAGACGGCATCTTCGAGCATGCCCGGAGTCGCGGCATCGTGATTGTGGCAACGAACGACCGATCGGAATACCGATACGGGGAGCGGCGACTTGAACTTGGTTGCTGA